The Mangifera indica cultivar Alphonso chromosome 12, CATAS_Mindica_2.1, whole genome shotgun sequence DNA window AAATCTAACCCTGGGGAAGTGATAAAGCCTGGTAAGTTCCAGTTTTAGTTTTACTGATCTTAGTGTAATTTATCATTGTTTGTAGTcctttatatcaaaatttgtcATCTATTGCATTAATTGGTTCTCGGAATGTTTACTGGTGTACTGGATATCAGTcgattatcattttcttttaatgtatCAACTTGATTTTCCTCATATTTTgatatgttaaaatttgttgacaTTCATATGTTGGTTTTTGTTATGCATtgactttttatttctttgtatcCTGTGACCATGTGTTGTATTCAAAGGTTGTGTCTGTTTGGAGCCTGTTTTaaggaataaaaatatatccatCATTTTTGGTTGTTTCTAGAAACTGGAAGATGTTTGGATAGAaggaattatgaaatttttctGAATACTAAAATATGTGAAGACATGTATTGTGAAGTCATTAGCTAggtatatttttgtttgtttggttaGTTACTGTCATTCTTACACACGTTTGTGATCAGTAGTATTCTGGATGCATGGATCGAAGTCCAGGTGGAAAATTATAAAGGCAGTGTTGTGTTCAATTACTGTGCTAATACATGGATTAGTGAGTTGAGGATGGTTATAAATAGGAATGAAATTGATAATTTGAGCTGGGTtaaaaggttttttatttttgtttttaagttcCATGTCATAGAGATATCTAGCCATTTGTTGTTGCTGATATGGTGCTTTTAATGCAACCAGACCAATTCAAGGGCATAAATGATGAAGGAATGCCTATGTATCAAAGGCCATTCATGAGGGGTAAGTTGTACATTAATTTCACAGTTGACTTCCCTGACTCTCTCTCCCCAGACCAATGCAAGGCATTGGAGGCTGTGCTACCCCCAAGGTCATCAGTGCAGCTGACTGATATGGAGCTAGATGAGTGTGAAGAAACCACTCTCCATGATGTGAATATGGAGGAAGAGATGCGAAGGAAGCAGCAAGCCAGCCAAGAGGCttatgatgaagatgaggataTGCCTGGTGGTGCCCAGAGGGTGCAATGTGCTCAACAGTGAAGACCATATCTCTCCGGGATTGGTGGCGGTGATTGATTGATTCTAATTAATTGGGGAAGAGGAAcggagaggaagaagatgacGTTTGTGAGAATAAGATTCTCAACCACATTACTTATCGATGTTATAGGATTTAGAGGTGTTAGTTTTGGCTTGTGATTTTCCTATTTATGGATGTATGAAACTGGGAGCATTCTACTTCATCGTTAaaatattttctgtttttattggtgtaacttattttttatatttggataaattaaaatttttttttaaatgtagcagtagataaaaatttttttgatattttcttcgAAATtgcaaaaattcaaaatttgtcgATAGTAATTTgcataataaattcaatttttgattTCAAAATAGCACAATTTTACAATTAAGATTGTAATTggattttaaaaatcaaatcccTCTTTTAAACTTCATCTGTACATCTCAATATGAATATTGGGCATTAAATCTCATAATTAAggatatttatgtcttttaatcACTACCCTTCTTGCAGCATTAGGAattatctatctatctatcaaTATAGATAttggataaaattaaatttcataattaagggtatttatgtcttttcaACAGAGCTGAGATGGCAGTTCAATGTAGTAATCGTTAATTACAAAGATACTATGTAAATACTTGAAAATTGGTGGCCCTGTTGGATATTATGACCGTTGTGAGCTTTAAATCTTTGTCAAAAATACACGTGTTCATCTTAGTCGATATTATCGTGCTTCCGGCTGTATACGATTCCTCTCTCACCATCTATTTTCgaattttaaaacttgaaaaaaccaGCTTTTCTAGCCGTTAGAAGTTGTAAAAGATGATTCACACTTTCACTCAACTCAACCAGAaaggacaaaaacaaaacaaaacaaaatcatctCGTTTCACCGCTTTATCTTATCTTGAATCTTCTGTTTCAATATTTGAATCTTGTACATAATTCTTCCAACCCGGTTCAGATTTTTGGTTTGTCAACCCCTGAAGGCTGAATCCCgagaaaaaatatgaagggAATGAAAGGAAAGCTGCTCAAGAAGCTCAAAGCCATTCAACCGATCGCTTATAATCTGAAGCCTGAGAGAATTCTTATGGTTAATGCGGTAGATGGGTTGTTTGAAACATTTACGAAGAGTCCACCCAATAAGGATGTGAAGGAATCGCAGTTTGTGCCAAAGGAATTAGAGGAAGAGGAAAAGATTGGAACTTTTGTGGAGCCTGATGTTATTGATGTGGCTGAGCTTATGAAAGaccttgaagaagaagatgatgaaatggaagttgaatttgatgatggtgatgataaAGAGAATGTTGGGTTGGCACTAAAGAGAAAAGATTCAGTTTCTTGCAAGGAGAATGTGGAGGTCTTGAAGAAATCAGAGAATGGTTTTTGTAGAGAAACAAGGGCTTTGTCTGAGATTGATGTCAATTCTTTTAGGCGACCGGATATGAATTCTGGAAGCCTCTTCGATCCGAATTTGCTAGCCGCCTTTGAGGAAGCTGTGAATGTGCATATTACGATGAGTCACGAAGAGAGAAAAGCTAGAATTGAGAAggaaaatatagataaaatgagagaagaagaagaaagaaagtcAAGGATTGAGCAGGAAAATCTTGAACTTGAACAGATTGAAGAAGAACCCCCACATAAATCTCGCCGCatagacgaagaagaagaagaggatgatGCCAACCCCTTACTAGCCTTTGAAGAGAAATGTCCTCCGGGTGGTGATGAATCAGTAATTCTGTACACAACAACATTGAGAGGAATAAGAAAAACCTTTGAGGATTGCAACAACATTCGGTTTCTTCTAGAGACTTTTCGGATCAAACACTACGAGAGAGACGTGTCGATGCACGCAGAATTCAGGGAAGAGTTGTGGAGAATCTTTGATCACAAAGCATTACCTCCAAGGCTTTTCATCAGAGGAAGATACATTGGTGGAGCTGCAGAGGTTTTAGTGTTGCATGAACAAGGAAAACTCAGGCCACTCTTTGAAGGAATCCCAATTGATCAATCCAGTGGCCCTTGTGAAGGATGTGCAGGAGTGAGATTTGTGCCTTGTTTCAAGTGCAGTGGCAGCCATAAGATTGTTGATGATGCAGGAATGTCAACAGAATGCCAAGATTGTAATGAAAATGGGTTGATTATTTGCCCCCTTTGTTGCTGAGAGAGATTGTCATTATGtgcattttgttgattttttgtaTATCACTGCAGTGATTCTTATTTGTATCTTGGTTATGGGGTGGGAGTGGCATTGCTTCAGTCGTATTCTTCCAAATACTTTTGTATGGTTGAAGCAGAAGAGTTGCTTCAGATAATTGTTAGAGTTTGTGGATTGGAAATAGAGCTTTCCATATTCACCTTGTAAAATTCATAAAGAATAAACTTAAAATGATTTTGGGGTCTATGAAAAGATTTCTTTTGATTTGGCAAGATGGACAAACACAGAACAACCTGCTACCACTGTATTGTTCCAACATGAAAAAAACAACCTCCATGTTGTAACGACATGGAGTAGGTCATGCTGATAAGtcttttttaacaatatatcaagatcaaactcttGATTTATTTAGTCCAGTAGTTATAAAATTAGTCACTGAATTGGAGATGGTGATTTAGTTTGGAtgagtttttgttataaaaatttatctgatttaatagTTGTGAGACGGTTAATAGACCTCTAGTGACAATCTAGTTCGAGTGAGGTTtttcgtttaaaaaaaataatcaaaggcAATTAGAATCAAATTATGATAAGAACCATCCGAGGAAGAGTAGAACTACAATTGAAGTTGGAAGAGACTACAAGTTGATGTCTGGCAGCAACTAGTCTAAAACGATAGTTGTCTTAAAAGAGCCTAAAGGGTGATGGCCAATCAAATCACTCCTCCCCGATCATTCTTGAgtccaaatttttcaaagtgaTAACAAACATAGATGAGGGGCGATTTGGTTCCATGgataattagattaattaattatttaaaataattaattattaaatatataatttgaattgttttaatataaaaataattttaatttgatgatacatatgttttaaattaatagatgatattttgtgtttaaatcttaacaataaacttaacaaaaataaacttCTTCTCTCACATTAACGTGTTTATGTCAACAATTGGGTTTGACCAAATTTTTACTCAATGAAACTACAAACAAGGGTAGTTTAAGTGATTGGACTACAACCCAATTTGGTTTAActctcaaaataatttttcaacctacttaatctatttttctttgCAACTAATTGTCTGACCAGTCATTTTAAgttgatttgaaaattcatgCTTGAGCTTATCGGGATAGTGAATTACAATTGTGGAATTTTGAAAATGAGGTTAAGAAGAGAAGGGGATAAGGAAAGGATGGAGGATAGGAGATGAGAAAATGGGGTGTGAGGATTTGAAGATGGTTTGGGAGAAGAGAACTATAGAAATGGAGAAGCGAGGGGGAAAGAGGAGTGGTGGTGGTGAGAGAGAGCAAAGGGGATGTCAAATGGTTTAaggtgaaatataatttatttgtactataacAATGTTATCGATATTAACCATGTTATTTAATGTATAAAGTAGCAAAAATATTCtcttaaaaattagatttgactTTAACGAGTTTATGAGAAAATTGACTTTTCTAACTTAAAGGGGGGAAAtcgtttcatcaaagtttgagtGGGAAAGCATTTGGCCATTAAGTTATTGTCACTTTTTAATATGGGAAATTTATAAAGGCCAAATgcatttcccacctaaagtatgataaaatgataaatttttatcttttaaatttgaaaaatcaatttctcatcatttattaaagtcaaattgttagttttaatagtaaaaaaatatttaaataattttattcaaacatCGTAATATGGAGTGTGTTGTGTAAGTCGGGGTGTAAGTGtctttttactaaatttgttaGGAGCAAATAGACATTTTccttatcatttttcaaaaactattatatttacTCTATAcattctttataatattttataatcctaaatttaatagttttattaatagttttaatatggcatttatgttatta harbors:
- the LOC123192955 gene encoding myb-like protein X, with translation MKGMKGKLLKKLKAIQPIAYNLKPERILMVNAVDGLFETFTKSPPNKDVKESQFVPKELEEEEKIGTFVEPDVIDVAELMKDLEEEDDEMEVEFDDGDDKENVGLALKRKDSVSCKENVEVLKKSENGFCRETRALSEIDVNSFRRPDMNSGSLFDPNLLAAFEEAVNVHITMSHEERKARIEKENIDKMREEEERKSRIEQENLELEQIEEEPPHKSRRIDEEEEEDDANPLLAFEEKCPPGGDESVILYTTTLRGIRKTFEDCNNIRFLLETFRIKHYERDVSMHAEFREELWRIFDHKALPPRLFIRGRYIGGAAEVLVLHEQGKLRPLFEGIPIDQSSGPCEGCAGVRFVPCFKCSGSHKIVDDAGMSTECQDCNENGLIICPLCC